From a single Miscanthus floridulus cultivar M001 chromosome 8, ASM1932011v1, whole genome shotgun sequence genomic region:
- the LOC136476217 gene encoding MDIS1-interacting receptor like kinase 2-like isoform X1, translated as MSLFASKMSLVLLLVLPNLLSCAISMASQLDHQADMLLRWKSSLLVQGDPFGCLETWSNNTRPCNWTGVTCSAMVHHGRGPSDVVQVVTNISLPGCNLEGTLDELHFADLSELSVLDLSNNFLSGFPASIGNLTKLTSLNLSYGEWNGSIPATLGMLVNLRKLDLRVNSFSRLIPSSLGNLTRLEYMDFSYNSLYGHIPRSLGNLTRLELWDLSRNEISGPIPGSIGNLTRLELFDLSNNQINGCIPSTFWKLTSLATISLRSNQMDGILPPEVGSLYNLSYLDLSSNQLTGSIPPQIGNLTRLELFDLSHNQINDCIPSTFWKLTSLATISLRSNQMDGILPPEVGSLYNLSYLDLSSNQLTGSIPPQIGQCQFLSSLRMSNNSLTGPIPEELGNCSELRGLDLSRNILSGAIPVTLSKLQQLYNLDLSYNNLSGRTVTFSVNTRVSLDHNMYICGDPEYGLTPCHTAEFDKRIKEEKTNKHVMTLILTFTFFCFICLVVLGCMTIVHRRIKFAKVINENKSQGMVSIWNFDGKIAFQDILDATECFDEKYCIGVGGYGSVFRAELQGGSIYAIKLLHSVEDYTDEKSFHAEIQVLTKVRHRCIVKLYGYCSHSKCKFLVYDLIERGSLASNLQEEQLAKELDWSKRVAIVKDVAQALSYLHHDCDTPIIHRDIKSSNILLDCDFKACVSDFGMARKLKKHSCSSWSTIFAGTCGYIAPELSSTMVFTEKCDVYSFGVVAMEVVMGKHPGDLLLPFFCRTEIHMKLNDILDKRIIEPKSNEEKDIILLVLVAFACLQVCPIARPTMEQVHQALTNRSCPTAILLRPIHDVELQDLHDICRTIQNI; from the exons ATGAGTCTCTTTGCCTCTAAGATGTCCCTAGTGCTTCTTCTTGTCTTGCCAAACCTTCTCTCTTGCGCAATTTCTATGGCGAGCCAACTGGATCATCAAGCAGACATGCTGCTCCGATGGAAATCAAGCCTGCTGGTGCAGGGTGACCCCTTTGGCTGCCTGGAAACATGGAGCAACAACACCCGCCCATGTAACTGGACTGGCGTTACCTGCAGTGCTATGGTGCATCACGGCCGTGGTCCAAGTGATGTTGTCCAGGTTGTGACAAACATATCCCTTCCAGGGTGTAACCTTGAGGGCACGTTGGATGAGCTCCACTTTGCAGACTTGTCTGAGCTCTCTGTTTTGGATCTGTCCAATAATTTCCTCTCCGGATTCCCAGCTTCCATAGGTAATCTTACTAAACTAACCTCCCTCAATCTTAGTTATGGTGAATGGAACGGGTCAATACCAGCTACACTTGGCATGCTAGTCAACTTAAGGAAGCTCGATTTAAGGGTCAACAGCTTTTCTCGCCTGATACCTTCTAGTTTGGGAAATTTGACAAGATTAGAGTACATGGACTTCAGCTATAACAGTTTATATGGTCATATTCCTAGAAGCTTAGGAAATTTAACGAGGTTAGAGCTCTGGGATCTTTCCCGCAATGAAATTAGTGGTCCCATTCCTGGAAGCATAGGAAATTTAACAAGGTTAGAGCTCTTCGATCTTTCCAACAATCAAATAAATGGTTGCATACCTTCCACCTTTTGGAAATTGACCTCTCTAGCTACGATTTCACTTCGATCCAATCAGATGGATGGTATTCTGCCGCCAGAAGTAGGATCGCTATATAATCTCTCATATCTAGATTTGAGTAGCAATCAGCTTACCGGAAGCATTCCACCTCAGATAGGAAATTTAACAAGGTTAGAGCTCTTCGATCTTTCCCACAATCAAATAAATGATTGCATACCTTCCACCTTTTGGAAATTGACCTCTCTAGCTACGATTTCACTTCGATCCAATCAGATGGATGGTATTCTGCCGCCAGAAGTAGGATCGCTATATAATCTCTCATATCTAGATTTGAGTAGCAATCAGCTTACCGGAAGCATTCCACCTCAGATAGGACAATGCCAGTTTTTGTCATCTTTGCGCATGTCAAATAACTCACTGACAGGACCAATACCAGAAGAGCTTGGGAATTGTTCTGAGTTACGTGGGCTGGATTTGAGCAGAAATATTTTGAGTGGTGCCATCCCCGTGACTCTTTCAAAGCTACAACAATTGTACAATCTGGATTTATCATACAACAACTTGAGTGGCAGAACCGTTACCTTTTCAGTCAATACTAGGGTTTCTCTTGACCACAATATGTATATATGTGGTGACCCAGAGTATGGCTTGACACCATGTCACACGGCAGAGTTCGACAAAAGAATCAAGGAAGAAAAAACCAATAAGCATGTTATGACACTAATTCTTACTTTTACTTTCTTTTGCTTCATCTGTCTGGTGGTTCTAGGATGCATGACAATTGTTCATAGGAGGATAAAATTTGCAAAAGTCATCAACGAAAATAAATCACAAGGTATGGTCTCCATATGGAATTTTGATGGGAAGATTGCATTCCAAGACATATTAGACGCAACAGAATGTTTTGATGAAAAATACTGCATCGGTGTTGGAGGATACGGGTCTGTCTTCAGGGCTGAGCTCCAAGGAGGGAGTATCTATGCTATCAAACTCCTCCACTCTGTTGAAGACTACACTGATGAGAAATCATTTCATGCTGAGATCCAAGTGCTGACAAAAGTAAGGCACCGGTGCATAGTCAAGTTGTATGGATACTGCTCTCACTCCAAGTGCAAATTCCTTGTGTACGATCTCATTGAAAGGGGAAGTTTAGCATCCAATTTGCAGGAGGAACAGCTTGCCAAGGAGCTCGACTGGTCGAAAAGAGTCGCCATTGTGAAAGACGTAGCTCAAGCTCTCTCCTACTTGCACCATGACTGTGATACACCCATTATACATCGTGATATCAAAAGTAGCAATATCTTGTTGGACTGTGATTTCAAGGCTTGTGTCTCGGATTTCGGTATGGCTAGGAAGTTGAAGAAACACAGTTGCTCAAGTTGGAGTACCATCTTTGCAGGGACATGTGGCTATATAGCCCCAG AACTGTCATCTACCATGGTGTTTACAGAGAAATGTGATGTCTATAGCTTTGGTGTAGTCGCCATGGAAGTAGTCATGGGTAAGCACCCAGGTGATCTGCTACTTCCATTCTTCTGCCGAACAGAGATTCATATGAAGCTCAACGATATATTGGACAAGCGCATCATAGAACCAAAGAGCAACGAGGAGAAAGACATAATCCTGCTCGTTCTGGTGGCTTTTGCCTGTCTGCAAGTCTGCCCAATAGCCAGGCCAACAATGGAGCAGGTACATCAAGCACTCACAAACAGAAGCTGCCCAACAGCCATCCTCCTGAGGCCAATTCACGACGTCGAATTACAAGATTTGCATGATATCTGCCGCACCATACAGAATATATGA
- the LOC136476217 gene encoding MDIS1-interacting receptor like kinase 2-like isoform X2, producing MSLFASKMSLVLLLVLPNLLSCAISMASQLDHQADMLLRWKSSLLVQGDPFGCLETWSNNTRPCNWTGVTCSAMVHHGRGPSDVVQVVTNISLPGCNLEGTLDELHFADLSELSVLDLSNNFLSGFPASIGNLTKLTSLNLSYGEWNGSIPATLGMLVNLRKLDLRVNSFSRLIPSSLGNLTRLEYMDFSYNSLYGHIPRSLGNLTRLELFDLSNNQINGCIPSTFWKLTSLATISLRSNQMDGILPPEVGSLYNLSYLDLSSNQLTGSIPPQIGNLTRLELFDLSHNQINDCIPSTFWKLTSLATISLRSNQMDGILPPEVGSLYNLSYLDLSSNQLTGSIPPQIGQCQFLSSLRMSNNSLTGPIPEELGNCSELRGLDLSRNILSGAIPVTLSKLQQLYNLDLSYNNLSGRTVTFSVNTRVSLDHNMYICGDPEYGLTPCHTAEFDKRIKEEKTNKHVMTLILTFTFFCFICLVVLGCMTIVHRRIKFAKVINENKSQGMVSIWNFDGKIAFQDILDATECFDEKYCIGVGGYGSVFRAELQGGSIYAIKLLHSVEDYTDEKSFHAEIQVLTKVRHRCIVKLYGYCSHSKCKFLVYDLIERGSLASNLQEEQLAKELDWSKRVAIVKDVAQALSYLHHDCDTPIIHRDIKSSNILLDCDFKACVSDFGMARKLKKHSCSSWSTIFAGTCGYIAPELSSTMVFTEKCDVYSFGVVAMEVVMGKHPGDLLLPFFCRTEIHMKLNDILDKRIIEPKSNEEKDIILLVLVAFACLQVCPIARPTMEQVHQALTNRSCPTAILLRPIHDVELQDLHDICRTIQNI from the exons ATGAGTCTCTTTGCCTCTAAGATGTCCCTAGTGCTTCTTCTTGTCTTGCCAAACCTTCTCTCTTGCGCAATTTCTATGGCGAGCCAACTGGATCATCAAGCAGACATGCTGCTCCGATGGAAATCAAGCCTGCTGGTGCAGGGTGACCCCTTTGGCTGCCTGGAAACATGGAGCAACAACACCCGCCCATGTAACTGGACTGGCGTTACCTGCAGTGCTATGGTGCATCACGGCCGTGGTCCAAGTGATGTTGTCCAGGTTGTGACAAACATATCCCTTCCAGGGTGTAACCTTGAGGGCACGTTGGATGAGCTCCACTTTGCAGACTTGTCTGAGCTCTCTGTTTTGGATCTGTCCAATAATTTCCTCTCCGGATTCCCAGCTTCCATAGGTAATCTTACTAAACTAACCTCCCTCAATCTTAGTTATGGTGAATGGAACGGGTCAATACCAGCTACACTTGGCATGCTAGTCAACTTAAGGAAGCTCGATTTAAGGGTCAACAGCTTTTCTCGCCTGATACCTTCTAGTTTGGGAAATTTGACAAGATTAGAGTACATGGACTTCAGCTATAACAGTTTATATGGTCATATTCCTAGAAGCTTAGGAAATTTAACGAG GTTAGAGCTCTTCGATCTTTCCAACAATCAAATAAATGGTTGCATACCTTCCACCTTTTGGAAATTGACCTCTCTAGCTACGATTTCACTTCGATCCAATCAGATGGATGGTATTCTGCCGCCAGAAGTAGGATCGCTATATAATCTCTCATATCTAGATTTGAGTAGCAATCAGCTTACCGGAAGCATTCCACCTCAGATAGGAAATTTAACAAGGTTAGAGCTCTTCGATCTTTCCCACAATCAAATAAATGATTGCATACCTTCCACCTTTTGGAAATTGACCTCTCTAGCTACGATTTCACTTCGATCCAATCAGATGGATGGTATTCTGCCGCCAGAAGTAGGATCGCTATATAATCTCTCATATCTAGATTTGAGTAGCAATCAGCTTACCGGAAGCATTCCACCTCAGATAGGACAATGCCAGTTTTTGTCATCTTTGCGCATGTCAAATAACTCACTGACAGGACCAATACCAGAAGAGCTTGGGAATTGTTCTGAGTTACGTGGGCTGGATTTGAGCAGAAATATTTTGAGTGGTGCCATCCCCGTGACTCTTTCAAAGCTACAACAATTGTACAATCTGGATTTATCATACAACAACTTGAGTGGCAGAACCGTTACCTTTTCAGTCAATACTAGGGTTTCTCTTGACCACAATATGTATATATGTGGTGACCCAGAGTATGGCTTGACACCATGTCACACGGCAGAGTTCGACAAAAGAATCAAGGAAGAAAAAACCAATAAGCATGTTATGACACTAATTCTTACTTTTACTTTCTTTTGCTTCATCTGTCTGGTGGTTCTAGGATGCATGACAATTGTTCATAGGAGGATAAAATTTGCAAAAGTCATCAACGAAAATAAATCACAAGGTATGGTCTCCATATGGAATTTTGATGGGAAGATTGCATTCCAAGACATATTAGACGCAACAGAATGTTTTGATGAAAAATACTGCATCGGTGTTGGAGGATACGGGTCTGTCTTCAGGGCTGAGCTCCAAGGAGGGAGTATCTATGCTATCAAACTCCTCCACTCTGTTGAAGACTACACTGATGAGAAATCATTTCATGCTGAGATCCAAGTGCTGACAAAAGTAAGGCACCGGTGCATAGTCAAGTTGTATGGATACTGCTCTCACTCCAAGTGCAAATTCCTTGTGTACGATCTCATTGAAAGGGGAAGTTTAGCATCCAATTTGCAGGAGGAACAGCTTGCCAAGGAGCTCGACTGGTCGAAAAGAGTCGCCATTGTGAAAGACGTAGCTCAAGCTCTCTCCTACTTGCACCATGACTGTGATACACCCATTATACATCGTGATATCAAAAGTAGCAATATCTTGTTGGACTGTGATTTCAAGGCTTGTGTCTCGGATTTCGGTATGGCTAGGAAGTTGAAGAAACACAGTTGCTCAAGTTGGAGTACCATCTTTGCAGGGACATGTGGCTATATAGCCCCAG AACTGTCATCTACCATGGTGTTTACAGAGAAATGTGATGTCTATAGCTTTGGTGTAGTCGCCATGGAAGTAGTCATGGGTAAGCACCCAGGTGATCTGCTACTTCCATTCTTCTGCCGAACAGAGATTCATATGAAGCTCAACGATATATTGGACAAGCGCATCATAGAACCAAAGAGCAACGAGGAGAAAGACATAATCCTGCTCGTTCTGGTGGCTTTTGCCTGTCTGCAAGTCTGCCCAATAGCCAGGCCAACAATGGAGCAGGTACATCAAGCACTCACAAACAGAAGCTGCCCAACAGCCATCCTCCTGAGGCCAATTCACGACGTCGAATTACAAGATTTGCATGATATCTGCCGCACCATACAGAATATATGA
- the LOC136471706 gene encoding xyloglucan endotransglucosylase/hydrolase protein 24-like, giving the protein MVRMRAALLLVAVAAAVAGLAAANFRDDCDLPWEPQNAKFTSDGNGLSMSLVSNSSGCMLRTKKQYIYGTVSTLIQLVPGNSAGTVTTYYASSVGDNHDEIDFEFLGNVSGQPYTFHTNIYANGVGNKEIQFKPWFDPTTGYHNYTISWSPCMIVWYVDSIPIRVFRNYQKSYGVAYPTSRPMYAYSSIWAAEDWATQGGRVKTDWSKAPFVANYQNIHLDICECGYGGCSTNCPAAAAAPNNGACQLSPDQRGLMQSLQRNYTIYDYCNDSKRWTNGIKPTECGLPQY; this is encoded by the exons ATGGTGAGGATGAGGGCGGCCCTCCTCCTTGTTGCAGTGGCCGCAGCGGTGGCCGGCCTTGCCGCTGCCAATTTCCGGGATGACTGCGACCTCCCCTGGGAGCCCCAGAACGCCAAGTTTACGAGCGACGGCAACGGCCTCTCGATGTCGCTGGTCAGCAACTCCTCAG GCTGCATGCTCCGGACAAAGAAGCAGTACATATACGGGACCGTGTCAACCCTCATCCAGCTCGTCCCAGGCAACTCGGCCGGCACTGTCACCACATACTAC GCATCCTCTGTTGGAGACAACCATGACGAGATCGACTTTGAGTTCCTGGGCAACGTGAGCGGCCAACCATACACCTTCCACACCAACATCTACGccaatggcgtgggcaacaaggagATCCAGTTCAAGCCCTGGTTCGACCCCACCACCGGCTACCACAACTACACCATCTCGTGGAGCCCCTGCATGATCGT GTGGTACGTTGACAGCATCCCCATCCGGGTGTTCCGCAACTACCAGAAGAGCTACGGCGTGGCGTACCCGACGAGCCGGCCCATGTATGCCTACTCCAGCATCTGGGCGGCGGAGGACTGGGCCACGCAGGGCGGCCGCGTCAAGACCGACTGGTCCAAGGCGCCCTTCGTCGCCAACTACCAGAACATCCACCTCGACATCTGCGAGtgcggctacggcggctgcaGTACCAACTGCCCGGCAGCGGCTGCGGCGCCCAACAACGGGGCGTGCCAGCTGAGCCCCGACCAGCGGGGGCTGATGCAGAGCCTGCAGAGAAACTACACCATCTACGACTACTGTAACGACTCCAAGAGGTGGACCAACGGCATCAAGCCAACCGAGTGCGGCCTGCCACAGTACTGA